Proteins encoded within one genomic window of Bradyrhizobium sp. CB1717:
- a CDS encoding NtaA/DmoA family FMN-dependent monooxygenase (This protein belongs to a clade of FMN-dependent monooxygenases, within a broader family of flavin-dependent oxidoreductases, the luciferase-like monooxygenase (LMM) family, some of whose members use coenzyme F420 rather than FMN.), with translation MLDAVFLADTPAISSDITRQPPLNGLEPTLVLAVIARETERIGLIATASTTYNEPYNLARRFQSLDVISRGRVAWNAVTTSSPATVANFGGREVGRADRYRRAEDFVETVRALWLSWSGEMVIADQAAGVYADQSQFRLLDPATNSFGIRGPLTHPASPQGHPVIVQAGGSDPGLRLGARSADVVFAAAGDLSTALQEAERLRALSRQFGRPAAPLILPGLVTCIGGTEEEAARRKESLDGLLDLERAIIALARSMGVAVEKLSLEKPIPEEVLPTADDVPFSVGHHRTIETLARQGRTVREIISSVQAFGHRLLVGAPEQIADSIEAWFRAGAVDGFNIIPDVLKDGTSAFVDNVVPILQKRGLFRKEYGGQTLREHLGLSIPFEPARATATSPL, from the coding sequence TTGCTGGATGCTGTATTCCTCGCCGACACCCCCGCGATAAGTTCCGACATTACGCGCCAGCCGCCGCTTAATGGGCTCGAACCGACGCTGGTTCTCGCTGTGATTGCACGTGAAACGGAGCGAATTGGCCTGATTGCGACCGCGTCGACTACCTACAACGAGCCATACAATCTTGCCCGGCGCTTCCAATCCCTCGATGTCATCAGCCGCGGCCGCGTTGCGTGGAACGCGGTCACGACGTCGAGTCCGGCGACGGTTGCAAACTTCGGCGGTCGCGAGGTCGGTCGAGCGGATCGCTACAGGCGTGCGGAGGACTTCGTTGAAACGGTCCGTGCTCTCTGGCTGAGCTGGAGCGGCGAGATGGTCATCGCCGATCAGGCAGCGGGTGTTTACGCAGATCAGAGTCAGTTCCGTCTGCTCGATCCCGCTACCAATAGTTTCGGCATCCGAGGCCCGCTTACGCACCCCGCTTCGCCCCAAGGCCACCCAGTCATCGTTCAGGCGGGCGGTTCGGATCCCGGACTACGGCTTGGCGCCCGCAGTGCAGATGTCGTGTTTGCGGCAGCAGGGGACTTGTCAACGGCTCTACAGGAGGCAGAGCGCTTGCGCGCGCTCTCTCGGCAATTCGGCCGCCCTGCGGCTCCGCTCATTCTGCCAGGCCTTGTCACCTGTATCGGGGGCACCGAGGAAGAAGCGGCTCGTCGCAAGGAAAGCCTTGACGGACTGCTCGATCTGGAGCGCGCCATCATCGCTCTCGCACGAAGCATGGGCGTGGCGGTCGAGAAGCTCAGCCTGGAAAAGCCAATCCCGGAGGAGGTTTTGCCTACTGCAGATGATGTTCCGTTTTCTGTCGGTCACCATCGCACGATTGAGACTCTGGCGCGTCAAGGTCGGACGGTTCGCGAAATCATCAGCAGCGTTCAAGCGTTTGGCCACCGGTTGCTCGTGGGTGCACCCGAGCAGATCGCGGACTCGATTGAGGCATGGTTCCGCGCTGGCGCGGTTGATGGTTTCAACATCATTCCGGACGTGCTGAAAGATGGCACTTCAGCGTTTGTCGACAATGTGGTGCCCATCCTGCAGAAGCGCGGGCTCTTTCGCAAAGAATATGGGGGGCAGACTCTGCGAGAGCATTTGGGGCTTTCCATTCCTTTCGAGCCGGCACGAGCCACAGCTACCTCACCGCTATGA
- a CDS encoding ABC transporter permease: MTLISMMGSDAVRIVVHHPIVWFARRIFSGVVVVWAAATLAFLIQCMLPGDRAQIIINVTSGNVGPASSAELAAINAKYGFDQPLAVQYGKYMLQILHGDLGESYQQHRPVAAIIAEQIGPTIVLAIAALLIAWLIAILTTLFIAGRDNIWSKLLNDAQVFLATVPPYWLATILLVLFAVKLGIFPVIGGNSPIGLVLPTLALALELSGFFGQVVQNEFTRVLEQPFVTSARARGMSDFGVRLRHVLRHAALPGITLSGWALGKLLSGAILIEVVFARQGLGGVLVAATSSRDVPIVSGAVLISAGLFVLVSLIVDLTYRVVDPRIKLT; encoded by the coding sequence ATGACGCTCATTTCGATGATGGGAAGTGACGCCGTGAGGATAGTAGTCCATCATCCCATCGTTTGGTTCGCGCGCCGGATATTCTCCGGCGTGGTCGTGGTGTGGGCTGCCGCAACCCTTGCGTTCTTGATTCAATGTATGCTTCCTGGCGACCGCGCCCAGATCATCATCAATGTGACGAGTGGCAACGTCGGGCCGGCGTCGTCGGCGGAGCTTGCAGCGATCAATGCGAAATATGGTTTTGATCAACCGCTCGCGGTTCAATACGGCAAATACATGTTGCAGATCCTTCATGGCGATCTTGGCGAGTCGTACCAGCAACATCGGCCTGTCGCAGCGATTATTGCGGAACAGATTGGCCCCACGATTGTTCTGGCCATCGCTGCGCTGCTGATCGCATGGCTTATCGCAATTCTGACAACCTTGTTCATCGCTGGCAGAGACAACATATGGTCGAAGCTGCTCAATGACGCACAAGTCTTTTTGGCAACGGTGCCGCCTTACTGGCTGGCCACAATTCTGCTTGTGCTCTTTGCGGTAAAGCTAGGCATTTTTCCGGTGATCGGGGGAAATTCGCCGATTGGGCTCGTTCTGCCGACGCTTGCGTTGGCTCTTGAACTGTCGGGCTTTTTCGGACAAGTCGTTCAGAACGAATTCACGCGCGTGCTCGAGCAGCCGTTCGTTACGTCCGCAAGGGCGCGGGGTATGAGTGATTTCGGCGTCAGGCTTCGCCATGTTCTCCGCCATGCAGCACTGCCTGGCATAACTTTATCAGGTTGGGCGCTCGGCAAACTGCTTTCGGGCGCGATTTTGATCGAGGTGGTTTTCGCCCGTCAAGGCCTAGGTGGAGTCCTTGTTGCTGCAACGTCCTCGCGAGACGTTCCGATTGTCTCGGGAGCTGTTTTGATCTCTGCGGGCCTGTTCGTTCTTGTCAGTTTGATTGTCGATCTGACTTACCGGGTGGTCGATCCGAGGATCAAGTTGACATGA
- a CDS encoding ABC transporter substrate-binding protein, producing MRSSNARPTRRFTGKSNYPARTVKATLLVLVGLSQLPSSIHAQEGVAGSVKRGGVIRYGHFQEPACLFGGWVQQWYLQRQYSDNLVARSEDGKIVPWLAESWTISDDKKIYTFEIKPNVKFTDGTSLDAQAIADNINGWLSNDPDLRNPTAAPYLSDSFESASAIAPLRLQVTLKVPFQPLLNVFAQSSQGILSPSALKRGLAVNCENPVGSGPFIVDKWRHGREVTFRRNPDYNSAPATAKHQGPAYVDGITWKFLPDQTIRYGSLITGETDAIYDIPAVAWKDANSRFPVLRHLTGGTPLRLALYTARPPFDDVLVRKAFAYSTDRRAAVDTSFLGSLPFEGNGALSQSSPEYLPELGHSYGYDVRKANQLLDQAGWTERNRNGVRVKNGNPLIVRISYSNAFLKPDGEQALQVIQQQAREAGFDVRLQPTNPADFFAGKNLGPDDYEVVLLYWVAPGAEIFRISWKPDQNGETNRFNPSRYQDLTLWDVIQKAEQELNGVQRIVLYQQAERKIVDEAPVIGLTVLDVTLATKPNLKDVWLDRGSVGEPVFYDAHFDDGK from the coding sequence ATGCGTTCATCGAATGCCCGGCCAACGAGGCGCTTCACTGGAAAGTCGAACTATCCAGCAAGAACCGTGAAGGCGACCCTTCTCGTGCTCGTGGGCCTTTCGCAACTGCCGTCAAGCATTCATGCTCAAGAAGGGGTAGCCGGGAGCGTAAAGCGAGGGGGCGTTATTCGTTACGGGCATTTTCAAGAGCCGGCGTGCCTCTTCGGAGGATGGGTGCAGCAATGGTATCTGCAACGCCAGTACAGCGATAATCTGGTCGCCCGCAGCGAGGATGGCAAGATTGTGCCATGGCTGGCCGAGTCATGGACAATTTCCGATGACAAGAAGATATACACATTCGAGATAAAGCCGAATGTGAAGTTCACGGATGGCACTTCTCTGGATGCGCAGGCCATCGCGGACAATATCAACGGGTGGCTCAGCAACGACCCTGATCTGCGTAATCCGACTGCTGCTCCGTATCTTAGCGATAGCTTCGAATCGGCAAGTGCAATCGCTCCTCTGCGGTTACAGGTAACCTTGAAGGTACCATTTCAACCCTTGCTGAACGTGTTTGCTCAATCCTCACAGGGCATTCTCTCACCATCCGCGCTCAAACGCGGACTTGCGGTGAACTGCGAGAACCCAGTCGGCTCAGGTCCATTCATTGTCGACAAATGGCGCCATGGACGGGAGGTCACCTTCCGCCGCAATCCCGACTACAATTCGGCCCCGGCCACCGCAAAACATCAAGGGCCGGCTTACGTTGACGGGATCACCTGGAAGTTTCTGCCAGATCAGACTATCCGATACGGCTCGCTGATCACGGGCGAGACCGATGCCATATACGACATCCCAGCTGTCGCATGGAAGGACGCCAACTCCCGCTTTCCAGTATTGCGGCACCTTACCGGCGGCACCCCCCTGCGCTTGGCCTTGTATACGGCCCGACCCCCATTTGACGACGTGCTCGTCCGCAAGGCCTTTGCCTATTCTACTGACCGAAGGGCCGCGGTCGACACATCCTTCCTTGGCTCTTTGCCGTTTGAGGGTAACGGGGCGCTAAGTCAGAGCTCGCCGGAATACCTGCCTGAGCTCGGCCATTCCTATGGATACGATGTTCGGAAGGCCAATCAGCTGCTGGATCAGGCGGGTTGGACTGAGCGTAATCGTAACGGCGTTCGTGTCAAGAACGGCAATCCGCTCATCGTGCGCATTTCCTATTCGAACGCTTTTCTGAAGCCGGACGGCGAGCAAGCCTTGCAAGTTATCCAGCAGCAGGCAAGGGAGGCCGGTTTTGACGTACGTCTTCAACCGACCAATCCGGCTGATTTCTTCGCCGGAAAAAACCTCGGACCCGATGATTATGAGGTCGTTCTCCTCTATTGGGTTGCCCCCGGCGCTGAGATATTCCGGATCTCGTGGAAGCCCGATCAGAACGGCGAGACCAATCGCTTCAATCCCTCACGCTATCAAGATCTGACGCTTTGGGACGTCATTCAAAAGGCGGAGCAGGAACTCAATGGGGTGCAACGTATCGTCCTCTATCAGCAGGCGGAACGGAAGATCGTGGATGAGGCTCCTGTGATTGGCCTCACGGTGCTGGACGTAACGTTGGCGACCAAGCCGAACCTCAAAGACGTTTGGCTGGACCGCGGCTCGGTTGGCGAACCCGTTTTCTATGACGCTCATTTCGATGATGGGAAGTGA
- a CDS encoding ABC transporter permease has protein sequence MSMFAEVAISRLLREVLAILRHVPFRIAVCLIIVGVFVLAAMAPKVLQTHDPLAIDLTSALQSPSIAHWFGTDQLGRDLYSRVVEGAGQSLAIGLGATALSMSVAMTIGGAAALSGGLLDSILSRIIDVLFAIPTLLLALVFVTVFGPSVLTEVVAVGIGTAPGYARMIRGQMLFIKGAGYVEAANVLGHPFPRIVWRHILPNAMNPLTAMMTIGVGQAVIWASGLAFLRLGVAPPAPEWGALLNAGRNYVIYAWWLEIIPGLAVTAFALSLTIMGRHLQDRLEGKR, from the coding sequence ATGAGCATGTTCGCCGAAGTCGCCATATCTCGGCTGCTCAGAGAAGTCCTAGCGATCCTGCGCCATGTCCCCTTTCGAATTGCGGTCTGTCTTATCATCGTCGGCGTCTTTGTCCTCGCAGCCATGGCGCCAAAGGTGCTGCAGACGCACGATCCGCTTGCTATTGATCTGACATCGGCATTGCAGTCTCCGTCGATCGCTCACTGGTTTGGGACTGATCAATTGGGTCGAGATCTTTACTCTCGCGTGGTCGAGGGCGCAGGCCAATCCTTGGCTATCGGACTTGGCGCGACGGCGCTGAGCATGTCCGTTGCAATGACCATCGGCGGCGCCGCTGCACTTTCTGGCGGTTTATTAGACAGCATTCTCAGCAGAATTATTGACGTGCTCTTCGCAATTCCCACGCTCTTGCTCGCCCTTGTGTTCGTGACAGTTTTTGGGCCGTCGGTATTGACCGAAGTCGTAGCTGTCGGAATCGGAACAGCGCCAGGCTATGCGCGCATGATCAGGGGCCAGATGCTTTTCATCAAAGGGGCAGGCTATGTGGAGGCCGCTAACGTGCTGGGCCATCCATTTCCCCGTATTGTCTGGAGGCATATTCTTCCCAACGCCATGAACCCGCTGACGGCAATGATGACGATCGGCGTAGGTCAGGCAGTTATATGGGCCTCCGGTCTTGCATTTCTAAGACTCGGCGTCGCTCCCCCGGCGCCTGAATGGGGCGCGCTGCTCAATGCCGGGCGCAATTATGTAATCTATGCCTGGTGGCTGGAGATCATACCCGGTTTAGCAGTTACGGCGTTTGCCCTCAGCCTCACCATCATGGGGCGCCATCTACAGGACCGTTTGGAAGGAAAAAGGTGA